A window from Erythrobacter sp. YJ-T3-07 encodes these proteins:
- a CDS encoding FAD-dependent oxidoreductase, with protein sequence MSVNRTSSSETEPPAIVIVGGGTAGWMAAAALARLTPCAVTLVESEAIGTVGVGEATIPQIRLFNQALGIDEAEFLRETKATFKLGIEFAGWSRAGASYMHAFGEIGSGAGLLPFHQLWLRGRELGMAKDLATYSLNERAARALKMQMWRGDAGHSAPDMPWAYHFDAALYAAYLRRLAEARGAVRIEGKVVSVERDGASGDIAAVALEDGRRIAGDFFIDCSGFRSLLLGQELATPFEDWSHWLPCDRAVAVPCATKGEFTPYTRSTAHSAGWQWRIPLQHRIGNGLVYCSDYLSDDEAEAQLLANLDGAPQAAPNRLRFTTGMRAQQWSHNCLALGLAAGFMEPLESTSIHLIQSSIARFLDMLPGRQPAPAMRAEFNRQAEFEWTRIRDFLILHYWTNGRVGEAFWDRCREMALPDTLTAKIEQFKASGFIHREHEELFTIPGWAQVLIGQEVTPQALHPLAASTDPAALERMLGEIEAGIGQLVDAMPSHVEFLRAYCMPRATNPSPTPVSETAR encoded by the coding sequence GTGAGCGTGAACCGGACCAGTTCGAGCGAGACCGAACCGCCCGCCATCGTCATCGTCGGCGGCGGCACCGCCGGGTGGATGGCGGCGGCGGCGCTCGCGCGGCTGACGCCATGCGCGGTCACGCTGGTCGAGTCCGAGGCGATCGGCACGGTCGGCGTGGGCGAGGCGACGATCCCGCAGATCCGCCTGTTCAATCAGGCGCTCGGGATCGACGAGGCGGAGTTCCTGCGCGAGACCAAAGCCACCTTCAAGCTGGGCATCGAATTTGCCGGCTGGTCGCGCGCGGGTGCCAGCTACATGCACGCCTTCGGCGAGATCGGCTCGGGCGCAGGCCTGCTTCCCTTCCATCAGCTTTGGCTGCGCGGCCGCGAGCTGGGCATGGCCAAGGACCTCGCCACCTATTCGCTCAACGAGCGCGCCGCCCGCGCGCTCAAGATGCAGATGTGGCGCGGTGATGCGGGGCACAGCGCGCCCGACATGCCGTGGGCGTATCACTTCGACGCCGCTCTCTACGCCGCCTACCTGCGCCGACTGGCCGAAGCGCGCGGCGCGGTGCGGATCGAAGGCAAGGTCGTCTCGGTCGAGCGCGATGGCGCAAGCGGCGACATCGCTGCGGTGGCGCTGGAGGACGGACGCCGGATCGCGGGCGATTTCTTCATCGATTGCAGCGGCTTTCGCAGCCTGCTGCTGGGGCAGGAGCTGGCGACCCCGTTCGAGGACTGGAGCCACTGGCTCCCGTGCGACCGCGCGGTCGCGGTGCCTTGCGCCACGAAAGGCGAGTTCACCCCCTACACCCGCTCCACCGCACACTCCGCCGGCTGGCAATGGCGCATCCCGTTGCAGCACCGGATCGGCAACGGGCTGGTCTATTGCAGCGACTATCTCTCCGATGACGAGGCTGAGGCGCAGCTGCTCGCCAATCTCGACGGCGCGCCTCAGGCCGCGCCCAACCGCCTGCGCTTCACCACCGGGATGCGCGCGCAGCAATGGTCGCACAACTGCCTCGCGCTGGGGCTGGCCGCAGGATTCATGGAGCCGCTGGAATCGACCAGCATCCACCTGATCCAGTCCTCGATCGCACGGTTTCTCGACATGCTGCCGGGCAGGCAGCCCGCGCCCGCGATGCGCGCGGAGTTCAACCGGCAGGCCGAGTTCGAATGGACCCGCATCCGCGACTTCCTGATCCTGCATTACTGGACGAACGGGCGCGTCGGCGAAGCTTTCTGGGATCGCTGCCGGGAAATGGCCCTGCCCGACACACTGACCGCGAAGATCGAGCAGTTCAAAGCCAGCGGCTTTATCCATCGCGAGCACGAAGAGCTGTTCACCATCCCCGGCTGGGCGCAGGTGCTCATCGGGCAGGAGGTGACGCCGCAAGCGCTGCACCCGCTCGCCGCCTCGACCGACCCCGCCGCGCTGGAGCGGATGCTGGGCGAGATCGAGGCGGGGATCGGCCAATTGGTCGATGCCATGCCGTCGCATGTCGAGTTTCTGCGCGCCTACTGCATGCCCCGCGCTACCAATCCATCCCCCACCCCGGTTTCGGAGACCGCCCGATGA
- a CDS encoding MFS transporter yields the protein MEKPRQSWAGLWNISFGFFGIQIGFVLQNSNMSRIFQTVGASLDDLPALWVAAPLTGLIVQPIIGYLSDRTWNRLGRRRPYFLTGAIFAAFSLFLMPFAPAFAAPLVFAAGLLWLLDASLNISMEPFRAFVGDMLDKSQHATGYAVQTAFIGSGAVVAAIFPWFLEHLGVANVAPAGQIPDTVRWSFWAGGVALFVAIGWTVLTTREYSPEEMAAFEAESQIEQSHTIRALAAKNYGFALVWLLAGAAVLLAVAPLGLEKEIYLLGGLLATYGLLSAIGISMARKGQSANMLSSIVGDFSGMPDVMKRLALVQFFSWSALFIMWIYSGPIVSQYFYGSADPASAAYNDGANWWNLIYTVQNGVAAIAALFVLPVMARKFGQAYTHMACLLAGALGFLGFFVLRDPLLLIGCEVLKGVAWASILAMPYAILASNLPQAKLGIYMGLFNIFIVVPQLLVATIMGSIMKAFFPGEPIWTMLFAAAAWALAALAMLRVGSVLPAQSSTETADA from the coding sequence ATGGAGAAACCACGCCAGAGCTGGGCGGGGCTGTGGAACATCAGCTTCGGCTTCTTCGGAATCCAGATCGGCTTCGTGCTGCAGAATTCCAACATGAGCCGGATCTTCCAGACGGTGGGGGCATCGCTCGACGATCTGCCCGCGCTGTGGGTGGCCGCGCCGCTGACCGGGCTGATCGTCCAGCCGATCATCGGCTATCTGTCGGATCGGACGTGGAACCGACTGGGCCGTCGGCGGCCCTATTTCCTGACCGGTGCGATCTTCGCCGCGTTCTCCCTCTTCCTGATGCCCTTCGCGCCCGCCTTTGCTGCACCGCTGGTGTTTGCCGCAGGCCTGCTGTGGCTGCTCGACGCATCGCTCAACATCTCGATGGAGCCGTTCCGCGCCTTCGTGGGGGACATGCTGGACAAGTCGCAGCACGCGACCGGCTATGCCGTGCAGACTGCTTTCATCGGCAGCGGCGCGGTGGTCGCGGCGATCTTCCCGTGGTTTCTGGAGCATCTGGGCGTCGCCAATGTCGCACCGGCGGGGCAGATCCCCGACACCGTGCGGTGGAGCTTCTGGGCGGGCGGGGTCGCGCTGTTCGTGGCGATCGGCTGGACCGTGCTGACCACGCGCGAATATTCGCCCGAGGAAATGGCCGCGTTCGAGGCCGAGAGCCAGATCGAGCAAAGCCACACGATCCGCGCGCTGGCGGCCAAGAACTACGGTTTTGCACTGGTCTGGCTGCTGGCGGGCGCGGCAGTGCTGCTCGCAGTCGCGCCGCTGGGGCTGGAGAAGGAGATATACCTGCTCGGCGGACTGCTCGCGACATACGGCCTGCTCAGCGCGATCGGTATCTCGATGGCGCGGAAAGGTCAGTCGGCGAACATGCTGTCGAGCATCGTGGGCGACTTTTCCGGTATGCCCGATGTTATGAAGCGGCTCGCGCTGGTGCAGTTCTTCAGCTGGTCCGCGCTGTTCATCATGTGGATCTATTCCGGCCCGATCGTGTCGCAATATTTCTACGGCAGCGCCGATCCGGCGAGCGCGGCCTATAACGACGGCGCCAACTGGTGGAACCTGATCTACACCGTGCAGAACGGGGTCGCCGCGATCGCCGCGCTGTTCGTGCTGCCGGTGATGGCGCGCAAGTTCGGCCAGGCATACACCCACATGGCGTGCCTGCTGGCGGGCGCGCTGGGCTTCCTCGGCTTCTTCGTGCTGCGCGATCCGCTGCTGCTGATCGGGTGCGAGGTGCTGAAGGGCGTTGCCTGGGCCAGCATCCTCGCGATGCCCTACGCGATCCTCGCCAGCAATCTGCCGCAGGCCAAGCTCGGCATCTACATGGGGTTGTTCAACATCTTCATCGTGGTGCCGCAGCTGCTGGTGGCGACGATCATGGGATCGATCATGAAGGCGTTCTTCCCGGGCGAACCGATCTGGACCATGCTGTTCGCCGCCGCGGCGTGGGCACTCGCCGCGCTGGCCATGCTGCGGGTCGGATCGGTCCTGCCCGCGCAATCCAGTACGGAGACCGCCGATGCGTAA
- a CDS encoding TonB-dependent receptor yields the protein MSYRNSLRSGTSLRTCAIALILASAAVPGIAAAQTTQPPAPDTEEDGQPVADDDTDENVIVVSGFRAALESAVNEKRNSDLILESVTAEDIGKLPDDSIGESIARLPGITSQRLNGRANVIAIRGLGPDFSQTLLNGREQTSTGDSRAVEFDQYPSEVVSQVNVYKTPSASLVGQGLVGTIDVRTIRPLEVDEPIFAIGAKGSYADIGALNAGSRDYGYRVNATFVDQFADDTIGVALAAAYTDEPYQLQEFNAWGYAGDGTAGNPYIIGGNKSFVTSTRLKRFGVNGTLQYQASPNFMVTVDGFYSSFDDDQSKRGIELPLGFSNPYTTSSVVDGPFGGFAESGTFTDVRGVVRNDVFQRQADLYSGGLNLDYDGDDGWSAFFDFGYSRTDRNELSIESYSGTGYGGGNGAADTIGFTSDTNGTSFTHTLDYSDPSLIRLTDPLGWGGARVQAGYWNNRIIADELFQYRVGVSKELGGFLSAMHFGMAYTDRSKSLTPDEFFVSPPGGATEVAIPTGALLRPTDLDYLGLGPIVSYDVRDLIADGTLILDPNTSNDVPAKAYGITEDLMTIYLQADIEQELGIGVLTGNFGVQAINTDQNSTGLAFAGGQPVDVSLGADYWDVLPSANLSLRLDSGWVFRLAASRQIQRPRLDDLRVAISYGVNTNAGESPTGVAPFISGGGGNPLLRPYRANAVDFNIEKYFANGAGVVAVQAFYKDIVNWIANGRYTFDYSGLPTPAGQTPATTIGFLDTQVNTGGGNFYGVELSATVPFDAFFSGLEGFGATGGVGYTKSEVEDFNGDVAPISGYSEWVANGTLYYDLNGFSARGSVRYRSEFIGEFSGFGGSPTRRLARGETIVDAQIGYEFQPGSALEGLSVYLQGQNLTNAPFVSQFNVPEPRAVIDYQEYGRRFLVGATFKF from the coding sequence ATGTCCTACCGCAATTCGCTTCGCAGCGGCACCAGCCTGCGCACCTGTGCCATCGCCCTGATCCTCGCCAGCGCCGCCGTGCCGGGCATCGCCGCCGCGCAGACCACCCAGCCGCCCGCCCCCGACACGGAAGAAGACGGCCAGCCGGTCGCCGACGACGACACCGACGAGAACGTGATCGTGGTCAGCGGCTTTCGCGCCGCTCTGGAGAGCGCGGTCAACGAGAAGCGCAACAGCGACCTGATTCTGGAATCGGTCACCGCCGAGGATATCGGCAAGCTGCCCGACGATTCGATCGGGGAATCGATCGCCCGCCTGCCCGGCATCACCTCGCAGCGGCTCAACGGCCGCGCCAACGTGATCGCCATTCGCGGCCTCGGCCCCGACTTTTCCCAGACGCTGCTGAACGGGCGCGAACAGACCTCCACCGGCGATAGCCGCGCGGTCGAATTCGACCAATACCCCTCCGAAGTCGTCAGCCAGGTCAATGTCTACAAGACCCCTTCGGCCAGCCTCGTCGGCCAGGGTCTGGTCGGCACGATCGACGTGCGCACGATCCGCCCGCTGGAAGTGGACGAGCCGATCTTCGCGATCGGGGCGAAGGGTTCCTACGCGGATATCGGCGCGCTCAACGCGGGCTCGCGCGATTACGGCTATCGCGTGAACGCGACCTTCGTCGACCAGTTCGCCGACGATACGATCGGCGTCGCGCTGGCGGCGGCCTATACCGACGAGCCGTACCAGCTGCAGGAATTCAACGCCTGGGGCTATGCGGGCGATGGCACGGCAGGCAATCCGTACATCATCGGCGGCAACAAGAGCTTCGTCACCTCGACCCGGCTCAAGCGCTTCGGGGTCAACGGTACGCTGCAATATCAGGCGTCGCCCAATTTCATGGTCACCGTCGACGGCTTCTATTCCAGTTTCGACGACGACCAGTCCAAGCGCGGGATCGAACTGCCGCTGGGCTTCAGCAACCCCTACACCACCAGCAGCGTGGTCGACGGGCCGTTCGGCGGCTTCGCCGAATCCGGCACCTTCACCGATGTACGCGGGGTGGTGCGCAACGACGTGTTCCAGCGCCAGGCGGACCTCTATTCGGGCGGCCTCAACCTCGATTACGATGGCGATGACGGGTGGAGCGCGTTCTTCGATTTCGGCTATTCGCGCACCGACCGTAACGAGCTGAGCATCGAAAGCTATTCGGGCACCGGCTATGGCGGGGGCAACGGCGCCGCCGATACGATCGGCTTCACGTCCGACACCAATGGCACATCCTTCACCCACACGCTCGACTACAGCGACCCGAGCCTGATCCGGCTGACCGACCCGCTCGGCTGGGGCGGCGCGCGGGTCCAAGCGGGCTACTGGAACAACCGCATCATTGCCGACGAGCTGTTCCAGTATCGCGTGGGCGTGTCAAAGGAACTGGGCGGCTTCCTGTCGGCCATGCATTTCGGGATGGCCTATACCGACCGTTCCAAGAGCCTGACTCCGGACGAGTTCTTCGTCTCGCCGCCGGGCGGCGCAACCGAGGTGGCCATTCCCACGGGCGCGCTGCTGCGGCCGACCGACCTCGACTATCTCGGCCTCGGCCCGATCGTCAGCTACGATGTCCGCGACCTGATCGCGGATGGCACGCTGATCCTCGACCCGAACACCTCCAACGATGTCCCGGCCAAGGCCTACGGCATCACCGAAGACCTGATGACCATCTACCTGCAGGCGGATATCGAGCAGGAACTTGGCATCGGCGTGCTGACCGGCAATTTCGGCGTGCAGGCGATCAATACCGACCAGAACTCGACCGGGCTTGCGTTTGCCGGTGGCCAGCCGGTCGACGTGTCGCTCGGCGCGGATTACTGGGACGTGCTGCCCAGCGCCAACCTGTCGCTGCGGCTCGATAGCGGGTGGGTCTTCCGCCTTGCCGCCAGCCGCCAGATTCAGCGTCCGCGTCTCGACGATCTGCGCGTGGCGATCAGCTATGGCGTGAACACCAACGCGGGCGAAAGCCCGACCGGTGTGGCACCGTTCATCAGCGGCGGCGGCGGCAACCCGCTGCTGCGCCCGTACCGGGCCAACGCGGTCGACTTCAATATCGAGAAGTACTTCGCGAACGGTGCGGGCGTCGTCGCGGTGCAGGCCTTCTACAAGGATATCGTCAACTGGATCGCCAACGGGCGCTACACCTTCGATTATTCCGGACTTCCGACCCCGGCGGGTCAGACCCCGGCGACCACGATCGGTTTCCTCGATACGCAGGTGAACACCGGCGGCGGTAACTTCTACGGGGTCGAACTGTCGGCAACGGTGCCGTTCGACGCCTTCTTCTCCGGCCTCGAAGGCTTCGGCGCCACGGGCGGCGTGGGCTACACCAAGTCGGAAGTGGAAGACTTCAACGGAGATGTTGCCCCTATTTCCGGCTATTCGGAATGGGTCGCCAACGGCACGCTCTACTACGACCTCAACGGCTTCAGCGCCCGGGGCAGCGTCCGCTATCGCTCCGAATTCATCGGGGAATTCAGCGGCTTCGGCGGTTCACCGACGCGGCGTCTGGCGCGCGGCGAAACGATCGTCGATGCGCAGATCGGCTATGAATTCCAGCCGGGCAGCGCGCTGGAAGGCCTGTCGGTCTACCTCCAGGGGCAGAACCTCACCAACGCGCCGTTTGTGTCGCAGTTCAACGTGCCCGAACCGCGCGCGGTGATCGACTATCAGGAATATGGCCGCCGCTTCCTCGTCGGCGCGACCTTCAAGTTCTGA
- a CDS encoding LacI family DNA-binding transcriptional regulator: protein MGRTPSGRPTSFDIAYRAGVSQPTVSRALRGDKSVSQATREKIERIARELNYAVDRNASSLRTQRTNTIALLFFEDPTPDESMINPFFLSMLGSITRACGNRGLDLLISFQRMEDDWHVKYQDSKRADGLILLGYGDYTLYAERLAQLVKAGTHFARWGSVSSDSSGATVGSDNIDAGRLVGEHFIERGRRKVAFLGHADEHYPEFAHRYQGLCEALREQGIEPDPALQFDAVTSDEAGHAAARRLIESGAAFDAVFAASDVIAIGAMRALDEAGLSVPGDVAVVGFDNIPAASMTHPPLSTIMQDTQGAGELLVETLLAHIEGSDPPPTRLPTRLIVRASS from the coding sequence ATGGGCCGCACCCCGTCAGGCAGGCCGACCAGCTTCGATATCGCCTACCGGGCCGGCGTCTCGCAGCCCACGGTCAGCCGTGCGCTGCGTGGCGACAAGTCGGTCAGCCAGGCGACCCGCGAGAAGATCGAGCGGATCGCGCGCGAGCTGAACTATGCGGTCGACCGCAATGCCTCCTCGCTCAGAACCCAGCGGACCAACACCATTGCGCTGCTGTTCTTCGAGGACCCGACGCCCGACGAGAGCATGATCAACCCGTTCTTCCTCTCGATGCTCGGTTCGATCACCCGCGCCTGCGGCAATCGCGGGCTCGACCTGCTGATTTCGTTCCAGCGGATGGAAGACGACTGGCACGTCAAATATCAGGACAGCAAGCGGGCCGACGGGCTGATCCTGCTCGGCTATGGTGACTACACGCTCTACGCGGAAAGGCTGGCCCAACTGGTCAAGGCGGGGACGCATTTCGCCCGCTGGGGTTCGGTCAGCAGCGACAGCAGTGGCGCCACTGTGGGTTCGGACAATATCGATGCGGGGCGGCTGGTCGGCGAGCACTTTATCGAGCGCGGACGCAGGAAGGTCGCGTTTCTGGGCCATGCGGACGAGCATTATCCCGAATTCGCGCACCGCTATCAGGGCCTGTGCGAGGCGCTGCGGGAGCAAGGGATCGAGCCCGATCCGGCGCTGCAATTCGACGCGGTGACATCGGACGAGGCGGGCCATGCCGCCGCGCGCCGCCTGATCGAGAGCGGGGCTGCGTTCGACGCGGTGTTCGCGGCGAGCGATGTGATCGCGATCGGCGCGATGCGTGCGCTGGATGAGGCGGGGCTCTCTGTCCCCGGCGATGTCGCGGTCGTCGGGTTCGACAATATCCCCGCCGCCAGCATGACCCACCCGCCGCTCTCCACCATCATGCAGGACACGCAAGGTGCGGGCGAGCTGCTGGTCGAAACACTGCTGGCGCATATCGAAGGCTCCGACCCGCCGCCCACGCGCCTGCCCACCCGGTTGATCGTGCGCGCAAGCTCCTGA
- the zwf gene encoding glucose-6-phosphate dehydrogenase — MKRHPSSSLLLFGATGDLAKRMLLPSLYALHEDELIAADLRIVGTARSELSDEEFRALAKEALDQYLPDDRKDEAKIASFLKHLQYQPLDASTIEGFDDLAAKLGDISGGLSIFLSTAPFLFEPTIKGLQSAGLAGDNVRIGLEKPLGTDLASSAKINDAVASAFAEDRIFRIDHYLGKETVQNLMALRFANMMFEPLWNANHIDHVQITISETVGLEGRHGFYDETGALRDMVQNHMLQLLALIAMEPPVDYDAASVRDEKVKVLRSLRPVSPEEMVRGQYGSGAVQGEAVEGYADDLGEASDTETFVAIKAHVDSWRWQGVPFYLRTGKRMTERRSEIVIQFKCVPHNIFAGRGGRLDANRLVIRLQPEEYVRLMVMAKQPSMDREGVTLREVPLDLSLTHAFAKARRRIAYERLLLDLIDGDPTLFVRRDEVEAQWRWVDGIRAIWAKEDASPKRYGAGSWGPSAAIALTERDGVTWHE; from the coding sequence TTGAAGCGACACCCCTCTTCCTCGCTCCTGCTGTTCGGGGCGACCGGCGATCTGGCCAAGCGGATGCTGCTGCCATCGCTCTACGCGCTGCACGAAGACGAGCTGATCGCGGCGGACCTGCGGATCGTCGGCACCGCGCGCAGCGAGCTGTCCGACGAGGAGTTCCGCGCGCTCGCCAAGGAGGCGCTGGACCAGTATCTGCCCGATGACCGCAAGGACGAGGCCAAGATCGCCTCCTTCCTCAAGCATCTGCAATACCAGCCGCTCGACGCCTCGACGATCGAGGGGTTCGACGATCTCGCCGCCAAGCTGGGCGATATCTCGGGCGGCCTCTCGATCTTCCTGTCGACCGCGCCGTTCCTGTTCGAACCCACGATCAAGGGGCTGCAATCAGCCGGGCTGGCGGGCGACAACGTGCGGATCGGGCTGGAAAAGCCGCTTGGCACCGATCTCGCCAGTTCGGCCAAGATCAACGACGCGGTTGCGAGCGCCTTTGCCGAAGACCGGATTTTCCGGATCGATCACTATCTGGGCAAGGAAACGGTCCAGAACCTGATGGCGCTGCGCTTCGCCAACATGATGTTCGAACCGCTGTGGAACGCCAACCACATCGACCATGTGCAGATCACCATCAGCGAGACCGTGGGGCTGGAAGGGCGGCACGGCTTCTACGACGAGACCGGCGCGCTGCGCGACATGGTCCAGAACCACATGCTCCAGCTGCTCGCGCTGATCGCGATGGAGCCGCCGGTCGATTACGACGCGGCCAGCGTGCGCGACGAGAAGGTGAAGGTGCTGCGATCGCTGCGCCCGGTTTCGCCCGAGGAAATGGTCCGCGGCCAGTATGGCAGCGGGGCGGTGCAGGGCGAGGCGGTGGAAGGCTATGCCGACGATCTGGGGGAGGCGTCCGACACCGAAACCTTCGTCGCGATCAAGGCGCATGTCGACAGCTGGCGCTGGCAGGGCGTGCCCTTCTACCTGCGCACCGGCAAGCGCATGACCGAGCGGCGCAGCGAGATCGTGATCCAGTTCAAATGCGTGCCGCACAACATCTTTGCCGGGCGCGGCGGGCGGCTGGATGCGAACCGGCTGGTGATCCGCCTACAGCCAGAGGAATACGTGCGGCTGATGGTGATGGCCAAGCAGCCCAGCATGGACCGCGAAGGCGTGACCTTGCGCGAAGTGCCGCTGGACCTGTCGCTGACCCATGCCTTCGCCAAGGCGCGCCGTCGGATCGCCTACGAGCGACTGCTGCTCGACCTGATCGATGGCGACCCGACGCTGTTCGTGCGGCGTGACGAGGTCGAGGCGCAGTGGCGCTGGGTCGACGGCATCCGCGCGATCTGGGCGAAGGAAGACGCCTCGCCCAAGCGCTACGGCGCGGGCAGCTGGGGGCCGAGCGCGGCGATCGCGCTGACCGAGCGCGACGGGGTGACCTGGCATGAGTGA
- a CDS encoding alpha-amylase family glycosyl hydrolase, whose product MRKLAIAALLACAAAPAAAQPADPWQPQPFVEIEHPEWSRDAVLYQINTRQFTPEGTFAAAQKELPRLKELGVDILWLMPIHPIGEVNRKGTLGSPYSVRDYYAVNPEFGTEQDLRNFIDAAHAQGFHVILDLVANHTAWDNALASEHPDWYEKTWDGHFRPTPWWDWSDIIDLDWSKPGVREHVGKAMEYWVREFGVDGYRADVAGYVPIDFWETMRARLDAIRPVFMLGEVQQTVHHRAAFDATYAWDWHHTGKRIAKGEADATALFGYYAENESLWPREAMRLTYIENHDSNAWEGTIYENYGDGLEALTALAFTGEGLPLVHNGMEACNAHRLAFFEKDPIDWSQREGCDYGDLLKDLIAFRTANPALDNGQWGAVMQQVVNDRPQQLFGWVRQKGGNKVVGLFNLSDRPVEARLADGLAAGTYREFRDGDAVTIAAGDTVSLPAWGFRLLSTGGER is encoded by the coding sequence ATGCGTAAGCTCGCCATCGCCGCGCTGCTGGCGTGCGCCGCAGCGCCAGCCGCCGCGCAGCCCGCCGATCCGTGGCAACCGCAGCCTTTCGTCGAGATCGAGCATCCCGAATGGAGCCGCGATGCGGTCCTCTACCAGATCAACACCCGGCAATTTACCCCGGAGGGCACCTTCGCCGCCGCGCAGAAGGAACTGCCGCGGCTGAAGGAACTGGGCGTCGACATATTGTGGCTGATGCCGATCCACCCCATCGGCGAGGTCAACCGCAAGGGCACTCTGGGCAGCCCCTATTCCGTGCGTGACTACTACGCGGTCAATCCCGAGTTCGGGACCGAGCAGGATCTGCGCAACTTCATCGACGCCGCCCACGCGCAGGGCTTCCACGTCATCCTCGACCTGGTGGCCAACCACACCGCGTGGGACAATGCCCTCGCGAGCGAGCACCCCGACTGGTACGAGAAGACCTGGGACGGTCACTTCCGCCCGACCCCGTGGTGGGACTGGTCCGACATCATCGACCTCGACTGGAGCAAGCCCGGCGTGCGCGAGCATGTCGGCAAGGCGATGGAATACTGGGTCCGCGAATTCGGCGTGGACGGCTATCGCGCTGATGTCGCCGGCTATGTCCCGATCGACTTCTGGGAGACGATGCGCGCGCGGCTCGATGCGATCCGCCCGGTCTTCATGCTGGGCGAGGTGCAGCAGACCGTCCACCACCGTGCCGCCTTCGATGCGACCTACGCGTGGGACTGGCACCATACCGGAAAGCGGATCGCCAAGGGCGAGGCGGATGCGACCGCGCTGTTCGGCTACTACGCCGAGAACGAGAGCCTGTGGCCGCGCGAGGCGATGCGCCTGACCTATATCGAGAACCACGACAGCAATGCGTGGGAAGGCACGATCTACGAGAATTACGGAGACGGGCTGGAAGCGCTGACCGCGCTGGCCTTTACCGGCGAAGGCCTGCCTCTGGTCCATAACGGGATGGAGGCGTGCAACGCCCACCGCCTCGCCTTCTTCGAGAAAGACCCGATCGACTGGAGCCAGCGCGAAGGCTGCGATTATGGGGACTTGCTGAAGGACCTGATCGCCTTTCGCACCGCCAACCCCGCGCTCGACAACGGGCAGTGGGGCGCGGTGATGCAGCAGGTCGTCAACGACAGGCCGCAGCAGCTGTTCGGCTGGGTCCGGCAGAAGGGGGGCAACAAGGTGGTCGGCCTGTTCAACCTGTCCGATCGGCCGGTCGAGGCGAGGCTGGCGGACGGGCTGGCGGCGGGCACCTACCGCGAATTTCGTGACGGAGACGCGGTTACCATCGCGGCGGGCGACACCGTTTCGCTGCCCGCATGGGGCTTCCGCCTGCTTTCGACCGGGGGCGAGCGATAG